The sequence below is a genomic window from Mus musculus strain C57BL/6J chromosome 4, GRCm38.p6 C57BL/6J.
gcgtgaatttggttttgtcgtggaatactttggtttctccctctatgataattgagagtttggctgggtatagtagcctgggctgcagtttgtgttctcttagtgtctgtataacatctgtccaggctcttctggctttcatagtctctggtgaaaagtctggtgtaattctgataggcttgcctttatatgttacttgacctttttcccttactgcttttagtattctatctttatttagtgcatttgatgttctgattattatgtgtcgggaggaatttcttttctggtccagtctatttggagttctgtaggcttcttgtatgttcatatgcatctcattctttagatttgggaagttttcttcaataattttgttgaagatgtttgctggacctttgagttgaaaatcttcattctcatccactcctattatccgtacgtttggtcttcttattgtgtcctggatttcctggatattttgagttaggatctttttgcattttccattttctttgattgttgtgccgatgttctctatggaatcttctgcacctgagattctctcttccatctcttgtattctgttgctgatgctcaaatctatggttccagatttctttcctagggtttctatctcttgagttgcctcgctttgagttttctttattgtgtctacttccctttttaggtctagtatggttttgttcatttccatcacctgtttgtatgttttttcctctttttctgtaaggacttctacctgtttgattgtgttttcctgtttttctttaaggacttgtaactctttagcagtgttctcctgtatttctttaagtgatttattaaagtccttcttgatgtcctctaccatcatcatgagatatgcttttaaatctaggtctaggttctcaggtgtgttggggttccctggactgggcgaagtgggtgtgctgggttctggtgatggtgagtggtcttggttcctgttagtaagattcctccgtttacctttcgccatctggtaatctctggagttagtagttatagttgactctgtttagagattgttcttctggtgattctgttaccgtctatcagcagacctgggagacagattctctcctctgagtttcagtgctcagagcactctctgctggcaagctctcttacagggaaggtgcgcagatatcttgtatttggacctcctcctggccgaagaagaaggcccaaaacaggacctttctcagacactgtgttgctttggcagttcccaggtggtacagactctcacctaagcagactaaattcctaagttccttggagtcccgggaccaagatggcgaccgctgctgctgtggcttaggtcgcctccccagccgggcgggcacctgtcctctggtccggaaggtggccggctgtccccggcccacacagggtgctgcctcggcgcctctgtgcttctgcctgttcaagaagctgtcaggttctctggcgcaccctctcacctgttcagactaatttcctaagttcggtgggtcccggaccaagatggcgaccgctgctgctgtggcttaggccgcctccccagccgggtgggcacctgtcctctggtccggaaggtggccggctgtccccggcccacgcagggtgctgcctcagcgcctcttcgcctctgtgcttccgcctgttccagaagctgtcaggttctctggcgcaccctctcacctgttcagactaatttcctaagttcggcgggtcccggaccaagatggcgaccgctgctgctgtggcttaggtcgcctccccagccgggcgggcacctgtcctccggtccggaaggtggccggctgtccccggcccacacagggtgctgcctcagcccctctgtgcttctgcctgttccagaggctgtcaggttctctaagattgTCTCCTCTTTTTTGTCTTCATCTAGTTGATTGTTTCTTTAGCTGTGCAGAAACTTataagttttatatatttttatttatcaattgttaatcttaATTCCTGGAGAAGTGGGGTAGTAATGAAGAAGTGTTTTCTAAGCCTCTATCATGTAGCATACTGGCTATATTTTCTTCTAGTAGTTCCTGGTTTCATGTTTATATCTTTGATCTATTTGTAATTAGTTTGTACAAAGTGGTAGATTCTAGTCTAATATAATTCTGCATGTGAACATCCCATTTTCCCAGATCCATTTGTTGAAGAAGCTGTtccagaaaatattaaaatattaatgagtAAAATTCATGTAGCCAACTCAAAAATACACTATGCAGTGGATAGACATCAACTGCCAAATGGTTACTCTAAATTGTAAATCAAATATGGCATTAATTCATCAAAGTTCTGAGATTATAGAACAAACTTTTGCTTTTAATCCTTGAAATTGTCAATTCAACTTCAACACAATATCCTGattgtatttttctcattttctccagCAGTTGGATTGGAGACAGAGATACATGTTCAGGCCCCTGATGCTGATGGAGTCATGGTGGAATGTAATACAGGAGGGTGGTTCCCAAGGCCCCAAATGGAGTGGAGAGATAGCAAAGGGGCAACACTTCCACACTCATTAAAATCATATTCACAGGATGAAGCAAGATTTTTCCACATGAAGATGACCCTTCTCCTCACAAACATGTCACACGGCAGCATCATTTGCTGTATTTCCAACCCTGTAACAGGTGAAGAGAAGCAAACAAGTATCATTCTAGCAAGTGAGTACTGTCATCTGTCTTGGCTGTTGATCtctaaacaaagagaaaaatatggaGGCAATTAACATTAAGAAAGCATtataggctgggcatggtggcgcacgcagaggcaggcagatttctgagttcaaggccagcctgatctacagagtgagttccaggacagccagggctacacagagaaaccctgtctcgaaaaacaaaaaacaaaacaaacaaacaaacaagcaaacaaaagaaagcattatGGAGTTCCCTTTGTGTTTTAGTAAGAGAGTTATTGTCATGCAGTATGATGAGAGTTTAGAAGGCAAGTAAACAGTGACACTCTGTAATAAATTGATTGGCACCTTGAGAGTTATTTCATTAGACATAATATTTTTGTGTCAGctaaataagataaaagaatattGTTGATATATTTATCTAATTTTatcaatgttatttattttttatgttgtttatattttatctatGATTTTATCTAGAAAATGAATATATAACATGTTTTTAAGTTTCATTtcaattggtgtgtgtgtgtgtgtgcacatgtaaatTTACATGATAGTACATGTATAAAGGTCAGGGGACATCTTTCTTCAGTTAGTTTTTCTCCTCCATTGGGTTTCAGGGATTAATCTTGGGTCCTCAAGCTTTTGTGGCTAGCAGTTTTACTTACTTCATCCTCAATTTAatgagtgtttttatttttgtctatttgtttgtttttgattttgaaaaaataaatctcactatgtatccctggctggcctgtaacttTCACAATTTAGTAGACTGGTCTAGAACATActcagatcttcctgtctctgctccaggattgctgggataaaaggtatgtGCCATTGTGTCTGTTGTCAACttctatggctttttttttttttatttcatgaatCCTAGTGCGTTTAAGTAAAAAGCTTTTATCATTCCCAATTAATATTCAGTACTATTCTTACATTGAGTATAGTGCTAATTGATAGTTGACAGAAGCCAAGAAAATCAGTAGTAAGTAACATGTGCAACTAGAGCACAGACTGCTTACTCTTGCATTGTTTGTTGTTTCGAAGTGTAATACGTGAATGCCAAAGACTAGTAAGAAAGATTTTGTATATagtgtttataatttttttaagctAACAAGTCTCTGTTAAGGATGGTTCTAGGAGAAGGATGTCAGCATCGGGTATATGTACCTGTGATATCACTTCTCACTTCATGGAATCatttttttatgtctctctttacACTTAGAAGAttagaaagcaaagagaaaaataaatatttctctgtctatatatgaatatgtaggAAAATTTTCTGGGATCACAGCAAAATTCATGAATTGAAGGTACAAAGACACATGCCTGTAAACTCTGAGGTGAGAGTGATAGTTTAAGAACAGTTTATAGTACAAAGTGAAACATTGctgagattagatagatagatagatagatagatagatagatagatagtacaCATTCTGCAGAGATTTCCTGATATGTTTAATTTGTAGAGAAAGATATTTTAGAATAATAATAAGTTGAAAAAAAAGGAATCTGACACAGGGACATTGTATAATGAACACATCACGGATATAAGATTCCAGGACTTTAAGGGGAAGAAGGTATTTAGGACCCAACCATTGATGCTGCCTATAATATTCTTATTGGCTTTAAGACATTTTGTCCTTTCTTTTAGATGAACTTTTCAATCAAGACTACTTATGGGTAGGAATTTTTCCTTTCAGTGTGCTTTCATTAATTCTCTTTGGAGTTCTGCCATTCATCAACTCCTTTTTCAGGAGTCAAGGTAATGATATAATGAAGGTAGAATAATTAAGGTGTCATTAAGAAATTTGGTTCCAAGTCATGTAAGTGTTATGCAAAGCTAGATGACATTGATATCCCAATTTGATGTTTATCATAAGCAGACTCATGACTTTTTTCATCTTAGAAATGTTGAATTGATAACATTGAGATTCCCAAGACATGGCTGTTCTTAGGGGTTGTGTCTATTGACATGCCTTATGGCCTTTTAGTTCCCATAGTCACTTCTCTACCTCTAAAAGAGCATATAGTGAAGTAATGAAATAAATGCGAAACAATATcctgaaaattaaaagaataatttcCCTTTTAGAAGTAGTTCAGCTCAAAATGAAATAGACTCAACTTGTGCTGCTTCAAATCTAGATCTCTGAGTGCAGCAATTTATTATGTTCACTCTTGCCACTAGTTACAAACCAAACTTTCAGATGGATTTCTGCTAAATAGATCAAGAGGGCATGAGATAGTGACTCCTGCCTTTCAAGGTAGTTATCTGTAGGTTAGTATTCTACAGTCATGTACTCCTCGTATATTCTATCCTTCTCTGTTCTAGGGTGTGCATCTGGATGCCTATCCAAATGTCTTCCTGTGGTGACCTCCTGGCCTGTTCAAATAGTGCATTTCTTAGTCTGTTCTGGAGTACTCTTTGCTGTGTATTTACCTCACCGGTACAGAGGTAAATGGAATCAGTAGTGGTGGGATATCCCTTAGTTTATctcattttacttaaaaaatgtTTCCTGGAGATTTAGTTATGCAAGAGTTTCATCACTACTAGGAGAACCTGTGCTTTTGATGGCATCTCACAGGACCATTTTCCAGTATTAAAATTGCAGATGTCAAGGACTAGACATACTCTCATTGATTCCACAATGGTTCCAGTTATGCTAGACATCAGAGCTTCCTGCTCCTTCTGccacaagagaaaaataaatgcatgatCAGATATTATGATTAAGTTCAGTAAAtcaattttaaatatgtaaacatTGGTGTCACTTAACTGTCATTACAAATACATGACACCAAGTTAAGTTTTACAGTCTATTTGGGGCTCACAGTCTACATTGTAGCATGCTTGATACTAATTTTCCCAATGATTTCCAGTGCTAATACATATCCTGAACAAATATGCCCTTTAAGGAGATTTATGAAACTCTGAAATATTATTGTGGGTGTATTTCTAATAAGATGtggttattatttaaaaattaataaactaTTGATATAATTGTGGtaattgcttttgttgttttatcaGTTCTCCATTATTTAGAGGCTTAGAGGGAAATTCATCTAGAGGAGAGTTATAACCAATCAAAGCAAAGAAaatgttcattattttattttattttattttattttatttcattttattatttttaacatgacTTCCCAAGCAGAAGTGAGAAATTTAAAGTTCTAGGGGTTCCAGCAAGGCTTTCATTATTCCTCCATTTCCCACTATCTTGCTAGATAGGCCTTGGAAAAGAATATGTATAGATAGGTGTTCTAAACATCTCCTCTGAAAATTACAGCATCCAACCTTGGAATTTATAAAACAAGGGGAGAAAAGAAACCCTgttcattattgtgcaattaaaatgagtacatttttattcaaaatgtaaacacaaaaatccaaggtgataataaaccaaaccaaacgaaaACCTAAATCCTAAACTCCTCCAAACATCTGCATTCAGCTAAGTGTTTCTTGCTCTTAAATATTCTGTAGGAGAAAATGTGAGGAGCCAAAGACTAGGACAGAGACCATCTCAGCTTCTAAATTATTGTTGATTAttaatgatgttttgaattttctgaaTACACAGAAATTATAGAAATTTCTTTGGAAAAGATAACTCTAAATTGAGCTGGATTGTATGTTGAACATTCATATAACTCTGCAAGTTACTACTAAGATGCAACACTTTACACATCATTAACAATGAACTAGGGAGCATTTATTATTGAATTGTGTGTTTCATATGTATTAACTTttgatcatatgtgtgtgtgtgtgtgtgtgtgtgtataattttcttatcctcctgtttattttctctgttttcaaAAAATTTTCTGTTTCTAGTAGTTTCTCCtagatttgattattttttttctgtctttgctgTTATATTTAAGAAATCATTGCAGAGGCAAATGCCAATTCTATTGTTTTCTCTTAGAAGTCTTATGGTTTCAAGCCTTAACTTTACATGTTTAATCTATGAACTGATATTTTTGGTATATGATGTAATACAGAGGCttggtatttttcttttacatatgGACATCTAGTTTTCCCAGGACAATTCACTGACAAAAGTATCCTGTTTCCATTGCATATATACGGTGCCCTTGTCAATTTCAATTGATTACAAATACATGGGTGTGTTTCTAGGTTCTCTCTTCTGTTCCATTGATGAAttcatctgtttttatgtcagtaCTGCATTGTTTTCATTGCTGTATCATTGTAATGGAGTCTTGAAGTTGGAGATTTAGTTCAGAGGTATAGAGGTAGCTTAGCAAGCATAAAACTCTAGGTTTAGTCCTAAGCACTGTAAACAAAATTATGTAGTGTGAAGTATTATGTTCCCAAATTTGATTTTTATGTACAAGATTTATTGGCCTACTTGAGATTAACTTTGTGGTGCCATATGTACTTTAGAATTGtatttaattgtttgttttttgtttatttattatttttattattctttcatattttttacaCTCAAGTCATTATCCCCATCCTGGTCTgcctaccctctgactgttcctcatcccattcctcctcctctatcTCCAAGAGGATTTCCCACCCTCCTAACTCAAACCCAAACCTCACCATTTCCTGCAGCCTCAACTCTTTAGAGgattagttgcatcttctcttactggggccagaccaggaagtcctctgatgtatatgtgtcaggggcctcatatcagctggtgtatgttgcctggttggtggctaagtgtctgagagatcttaggggtcaAGATTAGTTGAGACTCCTGGCCTTTCTATATTGTTAccttcctccttagcttcttccagcctttctctaattcaacaccAGGAGTCCCCATCttttgtccattgattgggtgtaaTATCTCCATCTGACAtactcagctgcttgttaggcCATTCTGAGATCAGCCATGCTAGGCTACTCTGTAAGTACACCATACCAtcggtaatagtgtcaggccttggagaatCCCCTTAAGTGGGATCTCATGTTGGGCTTGtgactggatctccttttcctttgtcccttctccacttttttttcctacagtTCTAGACAGGAACAGTTTGAGGCAGAGTTTTTTAGTGTGGTTTGGCAACCTCATCCCTACACTTGAtggcctgtctttctactggaggtgaactctacaaattccttttccccactgtagggcatttaatCTAGGGTCTTTTCCTTTGAGTTCTgaaagtctcttacctcccatgTCCCTGGTACATTCCAGAGGGTACAAGTCCTACATCCTGAGGttgtttgtttctattctttctcctggccctgAGGGCTTCAGTTCTGTTTCCTCCTTCCCCTAAAACTTGATCatgtttcccctttctcctccctgtcaCTTCTCCCATCCAGCTCCTTCCTTCAACCTGTCCCCCATGattacttttctcttccttccaagtgtGATTGAGGcatcctccattggggccctctgcttgttaactttcttgagttctgAGGATtctatcatgggtattttgtaatTTTGGCTAATTTTCAtgtattagtgagtatataccatgcatgtccttttgggtctgagttacctcacacaggttgatatttactagttccatccattttcctgaaaaactcatgatgtcctcattcttaatagctgagtagtattccattttgtaaatgaaccacattttccccatccattcttctgttatggaatatctgagttatttccagcttctggataccaaaaataaggctgctatgaacatattggagcatgtgaccctgtggcatggtggggcatctttggggtatatgcccaaaagtggtatagcttggtcttcagataggtctatttccaattttctgaggaacctccagattgacttctcagagtggttgtatcagtttgcaatccacaagcaatggaggggtgttcctctttctccacattctcaccaagaTATGACGTCACTAGAGCTTTGATCTTAACCAtgctgattggtgtaaagtagaatctcagggtcatttagattggcatttccctgaatactaaggactttgaacctttaattgtttctcagccattcaaaattctcctgttgtgaattttctgtttatttctatatcccaactttttttttttttttttttttttttggtggttagcttcttgagttttttttatatatattttggataatagctttctattggatgtgaggttagtgaagatatttttcctAATCTGaaagttgctgatttgtcctagtGACCATGTCCTTTGACttccagaagcttt
It includes:
- the Skint8 gene encoding selection and upkeep of intraepithelial T-cells protein 8 isoform X2, which encodes MVECNTGGWFPRPQMEWRDSKGATLPHSLKSYSQDEARFFHMKMTLLLTNMSHGSIICCISNPVTGEEKQTSIILANELFNQDYLWVGIFPFSVLSLILFGVLPFINSFFRSQGCASGCLSKCLPVVTSWPVQIVHFLVCSGVLFAVYLPHRYRVSLSDPQFPLYNNWITELLIVILFLTICFVLPITVLLLIKLSPTCLAKWEKNKDDIMDSQLGLGKAREASTLYEEQSRKSWEQEK